Part of the Zea mays cultivar B73 chromosome 4, Zm-B73-REFERENCE-NAM-5.0, whole genome shotgun sequence genome is shown below.
gatccccgagggtaccaaagcccaaacttaggtgtataagccaaatatctcaagattcgttttacggccgtaaggtgtgattccttagggtcggattggaatcttgcacacatgcaaacggaaagcataatgtccggtcgagatgcacataaataaagcaatgaaccaatcatcgaccggtataccttttgatccacggacttacctcccgtgtcgaggtcgagatgcccattagtgcccatgggtgtcttgatgggtttggcatccttcatcccaaacttagcaagaatgtcttgagtgtacttcgcttggctaatgaaggtgccctcttggagttgcttgacttggaatcctagaaaatacttcaactcccccatcatcgacatctcgaatttctgtgtcatgatcctactaaactcttcacatgtagactcgttagtagacccaaatataatgtcatcaacataaatttggcatacaaacaagtctttttcaagagttttagtgaataaagtaggatcggccttgccgactttgaagccatttgcaataaggaaatctcttaggcattcataccatgctcttggggcttgcttgagcccataaagcgccttagagagcctatagacatggttagggtactcactgtcttcaaagccgggaggttgctcaacatagacctcttccttgattggtccgttgaggaaggcacttttcacgtccatttgatagagcttaaagctatggtaagtagcataggccaataatatgcggattgactcaagcctagctacgggtgcataggtttcaccaaaatccaaaccttcgacttgtgaataccctttggccacgagtcgagctttgttccttgtcaccacaccatgctcatcttgcttgttgcggaagacccatttggttcctacaacattttggttaggacgtggaactaaatgccatacctcgttcctcgtgaaattgttgagctcctcttgcatcgccaccacccaatccgaatcttggagagcttcctctaccctgtgtggctcaatggaggaaacaaaagagtaatgttcacaaaaatgagcaacccgagatcgagtagttacccccttatgaatgtcgccgaggatggtgtcgacggggtgatctcgttggattgctcggtggactcttgggtgtggcgaccttggttcttcctcatcctccttttcttgattattttcatctcccccttgatcattgccatcatcttgaggtggctcatcttcttgattttgttcttcatcatcttgagcctcatcctcattttgagttggtggagatgcttgcatggaggaggatggttgatcttggttacttggaggctcttcggattccttaggacacacatccccgatggacatgttccttagcgcgatgcatggagcctgttcttcacctgtctcatcaagatcaacttgctctacttgagagccgttagtttcatcaaacacaacgtcacaagaaacttcaacaagtcctgaggacttgttaaagactctatatgcccttgtgtttgagtcatatcctagtaaaaagccttctacagttttgggagcaaatttagattttctacctctcttgacaagaataaagcatttgctaccaaaaactctaaaatatgaaatgtttggctttttaccggttaggagttcataagatgtcttcttgaggattcggtgaagatataaccggttgatggcgtagcaggctgtgttgaccgcctcggcccaaaaccggtccggtgtcttgtactcatcaagcatggttcttgccatgtccaatagagttcgattctttctctccactacaccattttgttgtggagtgtagggagaagagaactcatgcttgatgccctcctcctcaaggaagccttcgatttgtgagttcttgaactccgtcccattgtcgcttcttattttcttaatccttaagccgaactcattttgagcccgtctcaagaatccttttaaagtctcttgggtttgagatttttcctgtaaaaagaatacccaagtgaagcgagaataatcatccacaattacaaggcaatacttactaccgccgatgcttatgtaagcgatcgggccgaataagtccatgtgtagtagctccagcggcctgtcggtagtcatgacatttttgtgtggatgatgagtgccaacttgcttccctgcttggcatgcgctacaaatcctgtctttctcaaaatgaacattggttagtcctgaaatgtgctctccctttagaagcttatgaagattcttcatcccaacatgggctagtcggcggtgccaaagccaacccaagttagtcttagcaactaagcaagtgtcgagttcagctctttcaaaatctaccaagtatagctgaccctctaacactcccttaaaagctattgaatcgtcacttcttctaaagacagtaacaccagtatcagtaaaaagacagttgtagcccattttacataattgggatacggaaagcaaattgtaatctaaagaatctacaagaaaaacattggagatagtatggtcaggtgatatagcaattttacccaaacctttgaccaaaccttgatttccatccccgaatgtgatagctcgttgtggatcttggtttttctcatatgaggagaacatctttttctcccctgtcatatggtttgtgcacccactgtcgagtatccaacttgagcccccggatgcataaacctacaaaacaagtttagttctttgttttaggtacccaaacggttttgggtcctttggcattagatacaagaactttgggtacccaaacacaagtcttggaacccttgtgcttgcccccaacaaatttggcaactaccttgccggatttgctagtaagcacataagatgcatcaaaagttttaaatgaaatggcatgatcatttgatgcattaggagttttctttctaggcaatttggcacgggttggttgcctagagctagatgtctcacccttatacataaaagcatggttagggccagagtgagacttcctagagtgaattctcctgattttgctctcgggataaccggcagggtacaaaatgtaaccctcgttatcctgaggcatgggagccttgcccttaacaaagttagacaaatttttaggtggggcattaagtttgacattgtctcccctttggaagccaatgccatccttgatgccagggcgtctcccattatagagcatgcttctagccaatttaaatttttcattttctaagtcatgctctctaatcttagcatttagttgagctatgtgatcattttgttttttaattaaggctaggtgatcatggatagcatcaacattaatatctctacatctagtacaaatggaaatatgctcaacattagatgtagagggtttgcaagattttagttcaacaaccttagcatgcaacatatcatttttagttctaaggtcagaaatagtagcattgcaaatatcaaaatccttagccttagcaattagtttctcattctcatttctaaggctagcaatggaaacatttaactcatcaatcctagcaagcaaatcaacattatcatttctagaatcaatgcaaacatgagaatctaccttagcaattaatttagcattttcatttctaaggttggcaatagtgtcatggcacatgcttagctcactagataatttgttacatttttctacttctagagcataggcatttttaaccttaacatgtttcttattttccttgattaggaagtcctcttgggagtccaagagatcatccttttcatggatggcactaattagttcatttaatttttccttttgttccacattaaggttagcaaaaagaatgcgcaagttttcctcctcatttttatcatcatcctcatcactagatgtttcatatttggtggaggaccttgattttaccttctttttgccgtccttggccatgagacacttgtggccgacgttggggaagagaaggcctttggtgacggcgatgttggcggcgtcctcgtcgtcggaggagtcgcttgagctttcgtcggagtcccactcccgacaaacatgggcatcgccgcccttcttcttgtagtatttcttcttctcctttcttcttcccttcttgtcgtcgcccctgtcactgtcactagacataggacattttgcaatgaagtgaccgggcttaccacacttgtagcaaaccttcttggaacgaggtttgtagtccttccccttccgttgcttgaggatttgccggaagcttttgatgattagggccatctcctcgttgtcgagcttggaggcgtcaattggttgtctacttggtgtagactcctccttcttctcttccgttgccttgaaggccacgggttgcgcctcggatgtggaaggctcatcaagctcgttgatcttcttggagcccttaatcatgcattcaaaactaacaaaattcccgatgacttcctcgggggtcatttgtgtatatctaggattgccacgaattaattgtacttgagtagggttaaggaaaataagggctctcagaataaccttaaccacttcgtggtcatcccattttgtgctcccgaggttgcgcacttggttcaccaaggtcttgagccggttgtacatgtcttgtggctcctccccttggcgaagacggaagcgaccgagctccccctcgatcgtttcccgcttggtgattttggtgagttcatcaccttcatgcgccgtcttgagtaggtcccaaatctccttggcgttcttcaacccttgtactttgttgtattcctccttgcttaaagaggcaaggagaatggttgtggcttgagagttgaagtgctcgatttgggccacttcgtccgtgtcgtagtcctcatcccctacggatggtacctgtacaccatactcaacaacatcccataatcttttgtggagagaggttagatgaaatcgcatcaaattactccacatagcataatcttcaccattaaaagttggtggtttgcctaatgggacggaaagtaaaggtgtatgtttaggaatgcgagggtagcgtagggggatcttactatacttcttacgctcttggcgtttagaagtgacggacgccgcgtcggagccggaggtggaggtcgatgaagtgtcggtctcgtagaagaccaccttcctcatccttttgtgcttgtccccactccgatgcggcttgagagaagatttttccttcttctccttatggtgagaagaggaagatcttttctccttccgcttggaggatttcttcttcttctctcttctcttggtgcgggactcttccgatgaagatgaagtgctcccttggcttgtagtgggcttgtcgtcgccggtctccatctccctcttggtgtgatctcccgacatcacttcgagcggttaggctctaatgaagcaccgggttctgataccaattgaaagttgcctagaggggggggtgaatagggcgaaactgaaatttacaaatataaacacaactacaagccgggttagcgttagaaatgtaaacgagtccgcgagagagggcgcaaaacaaatcgcaagcaaataagtaagtgagacacgcggatttgttttaccgaggttcggttctcgcaaacctactccccgttgaggaggccacaaaggccgggtctctttcaacccttccctctctcaaacggtccctcggaccgagtgagctttcttttcacaatcacttggaacacaaagttcctacaaggatcaccacaagattggtgtctcttgtctcaattacaagtgagtttgatcgcaatgaaagaatcaagaaagcacgattgaaaaagccaagcgacaagagcgacaaataacacacggatcactttctctctcaagtcactaatcactaatgatctcttttctcaattgtgaaacttggagagctggaggctttgaatgtgtcttggaatggattgctagctcttgtattgaatgttgaaggttggaatgcttggatgaagtgaatggaggtggttggggttgtatttatagccaccaaccacttcctagccgttgggccattctgctgagcgcggacggtccgccctcctggtgcggacggtccgcccctgtagatcaacggctgaaaatgcaacggtcagcagtaacggctatatcaacggctatattgcatttaatgcgtcgtcagatgtcagacagagccagtcgcggacggtccgcccacctggtccggacggtccgcgaggccgctataattcatttctccgaacccgttaccttcgggttttttcggtttctcacctaccggacggtccgcgccagaggccggacggtccgcgcaagggctcggacggtctttgcttttcctccggacagtccatagcacagacttggatttttgcattggttctggccgagtgacatcctcgtgtcgcggacggtccgccgcaagggcccggacggtccgcgcttggcctgtttttccaaaaagcttctcctgtccggaataatctacggtattccggacagtcgaattagtatagttgtagatgaacctttggcacctgtagaacatgtaatctagagcaaactagttagtccaatttatttgtgttgggcgattcaaccaccaaaactatttaggaactaggtgtaagcctaattccctttcaaatagcAATTGACAAAAGAAGCTAGCAGCATACTCAAAGTGTCATACTCATGTCATTTTTCATCATCACTTGCATGGATCCAAACTATCGTAGAAGATCACAAAATGAAGATGAGTTCATGCTTTTTGTTCTCCCAACATTAGAAGGTAGTTCATCGCAGCCGTCTACAAAGACACCGATGCACACATCCAAACTTACAGGAGCATCTCGTGTTAATGAAATCTTAACTGGGCATGAGAGCCTAAGTAAAAGGAGCTTCCGTATGGAGGTTAGCATTTTTCATGCTTTGGTAGACAAGCTTCGTGAGAAACAACTCCTTACTGATTCAAGGGTTGTCTCAGTAGAAGAACAAGTTGCTATATTTTTATATGCACTAGCAAAGAATGCAAGTAATGATACACTGGCAGACTTCTTCCAACACAGTGGAGAAACAATAAGTCGACACTTTGGAGCTGTGCTTGATGCAATTACACAACTTACATGCATATACATACGTCCACCTTCCCTACATCCACATCAGATCCTAAGAAGACCAAAATTTCACCCTTTTTTTCAGGTACGAACAAATGCATATTCCAGTTCTTATCTCAGAATTTCAAAATAACTATCATATGGACAACTAGCAATATTAAAATTCTATTTATGTAGGATTGTATTGGCTCTATTGATGGGACACATATGCCAATGATACTTCCATTAGACCAGCAAGAGCCTTACAGGAATAGAAAGCAAACAATTTCTCAGAATGTGATGGTAGCCTGTGATTTTGATTTAAAGTTTGTGCATGTACATGCCGGTTGGGAGGGATCAGCTTCAGATGCAAGAGTTCTACAAGATGCACTTGACCATGGCCTAGTAGTACCACCTGGTAAATTTTTCCTTGTGGATGCCGGTTATGCAAATACAACACAATTCCTTGCTCCATATCGTGGAACAAGGTATCACTTACAAGAGCAAGGAAGAGCCAATCAAAAGCCTCGGAATTACAAGGAGCTGTTTAATCTACGACATGCACAACTAAGAAACCATATTGAGAGGTCAATTGGTATATTGAAAATGAGGTTTCCTATACTAAGGACTGGCTCACACTATCCAGTTAATAAGCAAGTTGATATATCAGTTGCTTGTTGTGTTCTACACAACTTCATACGCCTACATAATGGAGATATGCAGTGGCCAACTAATTCCAATGATGAGTTAGATCCAGAACAGATTGTCGAAGTGCCAAGTGGTGACCAACACTATAACAGTGATATACAGATGTTTAATAATTCTAGAGAAGCTGGAAATCGAAAGAGAGATGATATAGCACATCAGATGTGGGAACAATATGTAGCCCGCAGGACTTAGTTTGTACTCTTAGTACTATTGTAGTCCTACTACTATTGTACCCCTAATTAGTGATAAGTTGGATGCCCTTTATATATCCCAAACAAAAGCATCAGTGAAAACGTCCTCAGTAGTTTTGCTCAGCCTGCAAACGCTTAATCTCCCTTTTAACCCAAGCCAATCTAAGTGCATCACCTTGAAATGATAAGAAAACTTCCCTGTTATTCTTGTTTTGGAATATATCAGAAGCCAATAATATGTCCCCCATATGTAGGTCATTTAAGCCTTCAAGCACTATGATACACTTGTTGATGCTGTAAGGATCCTCCAATTTCTTTTCCTCGATAGCAGCAAATCTATCAATTTCTTCCCTTTTCAGCTTTAGATACCTCTCATAAAATCCTTCTTCGGGGCTACCAGGTTTAGTCTTTTGTTTCTTTCCACGTCGAGATTCTGCTTCTATAGGTGTTGGTGTTGAACTAGGAGGAGTTTTCATGTGCTGCATAGGAATCACATCAGCCTCTTCATCAAAATGAAACTGCAAACCAGAGTCACATTGAGTAGCCCAAGTAGGAGATGGTGACTGATATGTATCAGTTGCTGGTGCTTGTTGAGTTGAAGGAGCTGGTGCATTCTTTGCCTTGTTCGCATAATGATCCATACCATGACGAGTTCTCCCTTCTGCGTAACGACCTGCACAATTATGTTGCAAGACTAGTGAAATAGAAGTACAACTCATGTTTTATAGTAAAAGCTTTTGCTAGTCCAAAAGCTCACCATCATAGAGTGAAAATAAATCATCAAAATATGGGAATGATTTATCTTGCCATGTGAGGGCATCAGTATTGTTCTTACGAGCAGCAAAACTGGCCCAAACATTTGGAGGTGCTGTCACCATATTCCTTTCATTGTCCCATCCAAAACCACTTTCTTCTTGTAATTCTTTCACAACACGATAGTCCTTCTTTAAGTCCTGCTCCTTCTGTTTGACTTGGTTGAGAGTAAATGAACAACCAAATTTTGCATTCAGGTGACAAACAATATTTGTCCATGCTTCCTTACTCCAAGCATTATGTGTTCTAAAACCTGGCACATCATGATCTTTGAGAAGCCCAATAAGAAACAATTTCATCTCATGGCTCCATTTGGCCCTCTTCCGGGTGGTTCCTATATTCCATTCATTAATACAAATTTAGTTTGCATTTCCACTATATATATGCGACAAAAATTTGAAGCAGTACCAATTTCAGTAGTAGGCTCAGTAGTATCTCGCTCACTGTCAACATTCATGACACATCGCCCATTAGACAGGTCACCTTGAACAGCAGTATTCATCTGCGCACGACCTCTGCCCGACATCACCCCCTAAAAAATGCAATTTTGTAATTGTTTTCTTTAGCAAAATTTAGGGTTTGGTCAAATATATATCTTCCAAGAACTTATGAGCCTAATCAAAATTTTGTAATATATTTCTCGGCAAACTTAAATATAATAAACAACTTCAAGAAGCAGGGAGCCTCCGCCTAGGTGCTAGTGCAACTCCCACTTGATCCAAGCTGCTACGTGTGTCATCCATGGTGCCTCCATCAAAGCATCAGAGAGCCGCGTACAAAAGCAGCAGGAGATAGGAAATCAACCAAGCATAGCAACAGGGATGCACGTCCGCACCTCAAATCACAAAAAAAAACAGGTCGACAGATGGGGAAGAAGCTACAGTTACTTGCAGTACTGGTAGTCCGCCGTGGGGAAGGTCGCAGATCGAAATGGAGCAAATGCCTTTTGCCCGTGGTCACCGTTGGGAAGGGGAGCAGATGAGTTTTTTGCGAGATCGACGAGGAAGGAAACGTCTGGAAGTGTCAACCAGAAACTAGAAAAACGGCGCGAAAGGTAGCAGACGCGGGTGAAAAGTAGCCCGACGCGCGAACATTCCCACCAGGAATCGTTCCAAGAGGTCTGACCTCTTGGTAGATTTCCTATAAAATCAGACCACGGAACGGCAATCCTATGGATTCTTTCCTTTATTTTTTTGGGAACCAAAGGGACAGATAGGAAAAAATCCTTAGCAACAGTGATCCTACGAATTTCCTTTGCCAACCCTCCGTTCCAAAGGGGGCCTAAGTAATATACATCGTAACCAATCTTTATTACGGTCTTagccccttgggctataaaagcaTGCTGTCGAGAGCAACACTAACGTAAAACTATGGCGTACAATATAAATTTAAACAGTTTTAAAAAATATTTATCTAAAAGATTAGAACTTCAACTTTACGATTTTTTTAAGCTTCTAATGATATATTTTATCAAATTTATCAATTTTTTGTGAAACTGAAAGAGTTCCAAATAGAACCTAACAAAGAAGAAATAATAGTGTAGACAACGTCAACAGTTCTATTAGCTAGATATATAGCTAGGATGGCAACGTCTCCAACACACCGCCAGCCATGCATGCCCGGCCGCTTTAATCTTGGTACGTCGCTTTTCTTTTTGAGTATGGATTGGAATGGTTCATGAGGAGGCGCGATAGCAGTAGCAGCTCGGGGCCTCCGGCGGCATCTAAGTTATTAAAATGTCAACCCTTTTGGACGCCTCCCCGCATTCGGCGGGTTCACACTCTTCTGTGGGTCCCAGCGAAGGCCAGCagatcctcctcctcctctcgctgtccatcactgcccaacgCTCGCTGCCCACCGCCATCTACCGCATCGTTGCTCGGCCTACCAGCTAGCCGCAGCTCCTTCGCTATCCGTCTCCTGCTCCTCGCCACGCCATCCCGCCCCAGTCACTCCACCCCTCCAGCGCATCGTTGGCGCCGCTCCTCGCGATCCGGCCTCTTCCCTCGCCGTCGTCTCCGTACCGGCCCGTCCCCTCGCCTCTCCGCTTCCGACGCGCAGAGCGGACGGCCCGTCCCCTCGCCTCTCCGCTTCCGGCGCGCAGAGCGGACGACGTGTGCAACCCACCCCCTAGGATGACCCGTGGTCAAGATCCAGTACGCCGCGGGGGTGCGAGCAGATGCCACCGCCTCCGGGTGCCGGGCGGGCCCCGCATCGGCCACTGCTCCACCGCAGATGCGACCGCCTCCGGGTGCCGGGCGGGCCCCGCATCGGCCACTGCTCCACAGTGTACGCCGGCTTCCCTTCCGTTGATTGACGCTGCTTATGTGGCCTAGGTCCCATGCGTGGTCGTCATCGCCTCGGCGTCGGATGACGCTGCTTATGTGGTCCGTGACGCCGTGCGGGTCCACGTGCAGCCTGTAGGGAAAGAACGGGTGGGCGCGTAGCCGTCGTCGTCATACCGGTTGTCATCTCCCTCGCTCCCATGCCTCAACAGTGACAAACATGGCTGAAATAGCACCGCGCTCTGTGCTGCACGACGGTAAGTACTTTCCTCccctttaatattttcttcccTCTCTCCTCAATTCATGTTCGCCTTATTAGGTCCTGGAACCGATAGCCTCTCCAGCCGTCTTTGTCGTTGTTCGCCACTTTGGTTTGGGCAcccaccgtcgtcatgggagcgtgTGCTCTGCTCCTGCTGCCCGCCGCCCCGTAGACATTGTCTGTGACTCCGTAAGTCCACGTTTGCTCTGCTACACCCCCTCATGCCGTCTGCATCTGCATTAGGGTCCGCTCCGTtggtgcttgctgcattagggtgTTTGTTTTTTGCAAGAACCGTGTTACCGTCGGTCCCATATCTTTCTATCAAGTTGAAGATCTTCCACAACTATTCCTTCGGTCATCAATTGTTTTCATAAGTTGTGCTTTGTTTGGAGTCACGTGCTGGTACGCTGTTAGAAGAGATTTGGATAATATCCAACTAGAAACTGGGCCTCCTGCAACGTTTGCTTTTGTTAGAGGTAAAACCAGGCAACATGGTTTGTTAAAGCTCATATTCCTgagaattatattttattttctgGAACTAAACTATCTGCAGTCCTTGCTCTGCTAGAATCTGGTAGAACCCTCGTGCTGAGTATTGATACCTTAATATCAGTTATATCAGTTACTCTTGATGCTGCAGTCAGTGTGGTTGACAACATTCTCATATTTCTGCCCGCTGCTGTTGCACTGGACTACTGTTTTAAGATGAGATTTTTGAGTCCCTTTCCTAGAAGAAAACAATAACTTCTGTGAAGAATATGTATGATCAATAACAATCTTGATAGCTCAAATGGTCATATGTAACACATGATATCTTAGATTCGTTAAAAAACATTTCCCCTCATTCACTCAGAGTTCCATCAAGTCAACCAAATAGTATTTTTACTTAATCTTTTTCCTAAGTTCGTATTCAACAAAGATTACTCATAACTTTTTTGTGAGTATGAATTTCACATTCTTCTTGATTGCGATGCTCTTTATGAGGACTGGCATAGATGGACGTATACTGGAATATGCCTCTTTACAATACCTGCATATGGGGTTTGATAGATTTTAGATGGAATTCAGTATGTCCTGGTTGTCTATAAATAT
Proteins encoded:
- the LOC103650868 gene encoding uncharacterized protein At2g29880, which encodes MSGRGRAQMNTAVQGDLSNGRCVMNVDSERDTTEPTTEIGTTRKRAKWSHEMKLFLIGLLKDHDVPGFRTHNAWSKEAWTNIVCHLNAKFGCSFTLNQVKQKEQDLKKDYRVVKELQEESGFGWDNERNMVTAPPNVWASFAARKNNTDALTWQDKSFPYFDDLFSLYDGRYAEGRTRHGMDHYANKAKNAPAPSTQQAPATDTYQSPSPTWATQCDSGLQFHFDEEADVIPMQHMKTPPSSTPTPIEAESRRGKKQKTKPGSPEEGFYERYLKLKREEIDRFAAIEEKKLEDPYSINKCIIVLEGLNDLHMGDILLASDIFQNKNNREVFLSFQGDALRLAWVKREIKRLQAEQNY